From Gossypium raimondii isolate GPD5lz chromosome 11, ASM2569854v1, whole genome shotgun sequence:
ggttgtcgAATTGCGTTCTCTAATATGCTGTTTTTTTCTCATTATCAGGTGGCGATGCTGATTGCTAGGGAAGTTGCAATTGCTTGCCGCCTCGGTGTAGAGGTAGTTGTTACTGCCTTTTTATCTCTTATGATTGCGGATGTTTGCAATTCTTTTAAGATGCAATTCTTTTGGGTGATATTCAAGGTAGCAATCGTTGTTGGAGGTCGCAATTTCTTTTGCGGAGACACGTGGGTTGCAGCTACCGGTTTAGATAGAAGTACTGCATATCAAATTGGGTAATGTCTGCAAACCAACTTTTGTTTAATGTTGAATATAAATTGAGTCTAATGGTTAAACCTATGATGTGGCTGTAAAACTAGGCTTGCTTGATATATAGGTGTCTTTGATAGTTTTATAGTTCTTCGGGTTATGATTATAAACCAATACTTCTCGGTTGTTTCCAGAAATGACTTTAGTTGGGtgttatacataatatatatatattactcgGGTTCGGGTTTAAGTGTTGGACATGGATACATGTTTAACACGAGTATGCTTaatgttttcatgtttttttatgtatttggaGGGAGGATCATATCCCCATATCATGTTTGAATATGTTTCGGGTATGGATACCTCaggaaaaatgaagagttggaGAAACGTAGGCATGTTATATCAAATAAACATTGAAAATGATGGGGTGGGTCAAAAGAAAACAGGAGCTAATGAATCCGTTTGTTATCTGGACTTTCAATCTTAATGGGTTAACAATACCAGAAGTAGTTCCTTGAAGTTTACTATGGTGGTCGTGTTGCTTccaaataaatttgtttatgcACTTGCATGTTCATATTGTGTTATGAAACTAATCAAAGCCATGATTCTGCAATATACTGCAGCATGATGGCATCCGTGATGAATTCTATACTACTGCAATCGTTGTTGGAGAAGATGGGTGTTCAGGCCCGTGTGCAAACGGCATTTTCTGTGCAAGAGGCAGAACCGTACAGCCGGGTACGGGCCATACGTCATCTTGAAAAAGGTAGAGTTGTAATATTTGGTGGCATTGGTGCCGGCACTGGAAATCCACTCTTTTCTACTGATACAGCTGCAGCACTTCGAGCTTCAGAAAGTATGCCCGTCTCTTTCtgttttctttcaattcaatctctTGAACTATAATGGCACTCTCCTTTTGATCCCTTTACATCTCTGACACGGAACACTTGTGCACATGTGAAcacatttttctttcatttttcttgggGCTATCAACATTTGACATgtctactactactactactactttCTCTTCAGTTCATGCCGAGGCAGTTGTTAAAGGTACGAATGTCGATGGTGTTTATGACTGTCATTCCCAGGACAACAATGCTACATTTGAACACATCTCCTTTCGAGATCTAGTCTCGAGAGGTGCCACAACCATGGACATGATGTCATTGACCTTCTGTGAAGAAAATGGCATTCCGGGTTGGTATTCTTGTCAAACCATGCTTCATGTTTGTATTCCATGTTCCTGAATTCTTATTATAAGTTTCTAAATCCAAGGTTACATCTAAGACCATCTCATACGAACTAAATCAATTTACTTTGGTACAGTTGTGGTCTTTAATCTTCTTCAGCCTGGAAACATCTCGAAAGCATTATGCGGAGACCAAGTTGGTACGTTGATCGATCAAACTGGAAGGATAAGCTGATCCAATGCATTCCCAGTTGTTGTGACCCTCGATATAAGTCCAGCTTGCCAACTTTATCGTAAATCCATAATTCTTATGGCATCAATATCTAGTGTATTTAAATGCATTAGAAATAGTATCAACTTATTGAATCATCACCTATGGAAGATGGCTGCTGCAATGTACCATTACTGATTTACAAAAAAGACATCTGTGAGATTTCTAGTTCACTGATAATACTAATAGATTAGAATTAGAAGTAAGTAGGAAGTTGTCTTAAATGAAACTTATTACTGTCAACAATgtatcataaattttattatttgcaaATTTATAGATCCATTTCTTGACTTGCTGACAATTTCGATTATTGTTTGTCTCGAGATTGTGATAATTAGAAGGGTGAGAACCTATGTTATTCGCACATGGGTGTTAATGTTTATATGGGAATGTTCTGTTGTTCATGTATTTAGAGAGATATCCTGATACTCGTGTTCGGCTATATGTCAAACACGGAttgttaaagaaaaatgaagactCAGAGCAACATAGGTGAGAACTCCAACCCAATGCTATGAAACATCTCTTACAATACTTCCATTTCTATTTAGTATGAAGCGTGTGTATGACAAATCTAATAAAAGCTCATTGGATCCTCATTTACATTGGTTCTTATGTATTGATCGGATGGTTTCAAGAACTCAAAACCATTGATGGAGCCTTTTTTCTTGTTAAGAGGTTCGGAAATGGTGGAATTCAATGCAGATTGTGAAGGATGGTGTAGAAGGGTGAGAATAAGTTTTACTTGCGGTCAGGTGTTAGTATATATGGGTATGTTTTGTTGTTCATGTATTTAGAGACTCATATCATCGTATTTGTGTTCAGATATATGTCAAACATGGATagttgaagaaaaatgaagactCAGAGCAACATAGGTGAGAACTCTAAACCAATGCCATGAAAACATTTGTTCCAGTACTTCCATTTCTATTTAGTATGAAGTGTGTGCATGACAAATCTAATAAAAGCTCATTGGATCCTCATTTATATTGGTTCTTATGTATTGATAGGATGGTTTCAAAACTCAGAACCATTGATGGAGCCTTTGTTCTTGTTAAGAGGTTTGGAAATGGTGGAACTCAATACGGATAGAAGGATGATGTAGAATACTTTCACCTTTCAGATTAAATCGGGGAATAAGCTTGGAGTAAGAAGATGGAAAACATTCGGTAAGAATCTGATGCCTTGGAAAACCCAATGGTTCCCTACACTTTTAATGATagaatacacatatatatttaataactaGTCTTCTAGGGTAGGCTAAATGTTCAAAATAGGACCAAACTTTTTATGAATCGCTTGTATAAGGATTAAACCTTTCAAAACAGTCAAATAAGGGCTTCTCAAATATCGCTTATCAAAtctcaatttatgtttttatttttcttttcttttggaataACTGCCATGTGTTTTATTCTAAACATATTATCATTTACCTAACTTTATACTACAAACTGGTTGAAGCGTGTGAAAAGCTCTTATTTGAGTATTCTCGAAAAGTTTAGCTTTTATCCTCTTTTTGAACATTTAGCCTCTAATAGTATCTAAACAGGGGGGAATCTAGAAATCTTTTAGAAGGATcgaaataaatttttgagagatcaaaatataatcTTATCATGTATTAGTTtatgattttctcatttttgaAGGGACTAGATAGAATTTGGGGGGATtctaatttatcatatataaatttataatttaattatttaaggcCTGCCCCATTGTATTCGCCCCtatgtaaatgaaaatttttaattatttttaataagggGAGGGGTAGGGTGTTCATAGATCGAATTTAGGATTTGATATCAACTAGTTTCTCATTGCcattaaaaattccaaaatgctttaaaaaagtttggtgtaaaattttaatgttttgcatCCCTGTTGAAGAGGGCTCAATAGAATTTTAGGTTTGGGTTCAGCCCAGCCCAAAtaaagggcataaaattttatctaaactcggttcggataaaaatgttaaaatttgagcTTTGTCTGGATAAAGAAACAAATTCGGGTCAGgtttgagtcaaaaaattttatttgaggttaaaaacaggtcttgttttttttactcatatccatttttttagtttatatttttgtctaaTCTCTTTCGCTTTTTGGGTGGGCGTTCAACTTGGCCCCTATGACTAGGGTTAAGCGGGTGGATTAAGTGAGGGTAAAAGAGTAATTTACAACATtacaatttcaaaacaaaagcTTTATTTCAATAGAAGTTTTTTTGTTATTACACACAAGCTCAATTGACGGGCGGGCTATCTATTTATTTCGaaccaaatttatttaataaagaaatattttatttaaatttacttataaaacatataaatattaatatgaaaatgatttttatcctattttaatACTCCCTTTTTTGTGcattaataatttcatcatcAAAACTATAAGTATTTGTCTACATATGATGATGTTAATAATTCATTCacgataaaaaatatatatatatttaaattgtaaattatttagTTTTGGAATTCCATTATATGTACATGCAACTTTCAATGGTTTCTTTCAAAATTCGAAGGACCAcgaactaaaaatgaaaaaaaaaaaaaaaaaaaaagagtcaagGACCAcgaactaaaaattaaatattagtaattattagtaaaattaaGGACCACGAATAAATTATATGgtttctttcaaaaaataaaaaaaaataaaacttaaatatgtACGAACATTTGAAAACAGGGGCGAACCTAGGGGGTTGGCAGCGGCCCTGGTCCCCCTAACATAGAAAACTTTTCATTtagcatctttaaaattttaaatttgtaaatataaaattacactttgaccccctaaaaatgataaaattttgatatgatcttttaaaaattacaattcaattttggccttctctaaaaaaaattttttaacttcatcCCTGTTTGAAAACAATGTCTCCGAAAGTTAGAAGggtatttctttttcttgtaacACATTATATCCCAGCTATACATGCTATGGGTAAAAGATGtgttttaaatttagtccacatattttaaattgtttcacaTTAGATCCAAACTATTATTCAacatttaaattgtaaaattaagcTATCGGAAGGACTTGATTGATACGATACTAATATTTGACATCtcaattataacattttaaaatttaaagatgtctAGTGTAATTAATCATGTATATACAACATGATTTCTTTCAACTTGATTTTAggataagaaaaaaatgatatttaattatatgatcAAAATCTTGAAATCTCTTTTTGTGCAAAAATATTTGAAGTATGGGGACCGAAAGAAAACATACAACCAAAAGCTTATGTAAGCTCAATCAATGCATAAAATAGAACTTGATTTTATCTATTATGaaagtataaaatttcattttcaggGTTGCTGAGAGTCAATTCAAATGAATCCATCAcctaatatatatttcaataaattatatttgtagtaatttattttttttcaattatgaaaagttattaaatagtcataatctattaatattttattgccacccaattatgaaaagttacaaaacggtcattcaattattcaattattcaattttgtcttttttggtcacccaattatcttagatttttgggtgtttccATTTTTACATTAGTCGGTTGGTGACCAAAAGAGACGAAATTGAGTAGTTCgggtgactattttgtaacttttcatagttgggtgaccataaaagaaatttactaatagttgggtgattattttgtaacttttcataatttggtgacaaaaaaaaaatactaatagttGGCTGCTGACTACTAGTGTAGTTTACCTTATATATTTTTGGGTCAAAAGTTTTTAAGTTATATTCAGTTTCAATTAAATTCGAAGTTGAGTTGGGTTGGACAATGGGAGAAGTACTCTAAATGTTGTTTTCTTTATCCACGTGATTTGAAATCGAAACCTTATGTAAAGGATATCGAATTATGTTATAACAATTAAGTTACACAATATGTTGAATAGCACAACAGGGGCAGTTCACACAATACGGGGGTGaaaccagaaaatatttttagagatgaaattaaattgtatatttttataagagttAACAAACATGATTGGGTTGGACAATGGGGGAAGTAGTACTCTAAATGTTGTTTTCTTCATCTACATAATTCGAACTCAAAACCTTATTTAAAGGATATCGAATTGTGTTATAATAATTGAGTTACACAAGATGTTGAATAGCACAACAGAAGCAGTTCACACCATATGGGGCAAAggtgaaattagaaaatttttatggggacgaaattaaattatatatttttatgatagttaacatgcaattttaccattttgatagcttatatctttttaaatttttaaaggagtaaatcaaaattttatcatttttagatgttaaagtgtaattttactatataatAACTTAgaagttgataaattttaaaagaccaaaaaagaaaattctctTTTAAAGGGTCGAAGCCTCCGCAAACTCCTCCTTTAATGTCACCCCTAATATGAGGTGCAAAAGCCGTTAAAATGAAGTGATTCACACCATAAATGATCCGAAGAATCGCTAAACCGATTGTTTGAGGCAGcttgatattgaatttcaatGAATTTGACTTTATCTATTCACTactcaaaaaattaaactaaaagaaataaaattaaaattttcaaaaattaaaactaccataatttttaaaataatagaaccAACTTTTATCAAAGAAAGAAGTCAATTTAAAAACAACagaaaaaatctaattttcaagtaaatttattaaaattaaagcttttatttttcatttaaataaatttgaatataaaatttaacaatgtgAATCATccaattgaaaatattgaattttaaataattttaattttgaaacacataaattatttttaaactttaacaaAGTACAATTATTGAGgacatattttagttttaatcaaaatcagcttttcttttataaaattaaaattaatttttatgcaCACCTATCGGCCCTTCCATTGATATTATCACTATGTCACTCTCAATCAATTTCATTTCTCTATGATTTTCccttatgttatttatttaaaattaattaattaatcctcCTTGACTTGTGGCACAAGTCATTGTACtttcattttacaattatttttattaatattgcataattaaatgtaaataaaatagatttattaCTAAATGTTGATTAAAATCGCCATTAATCgaaataaaaattagtaattattaACTAAAAAGTATTTATTGGTAAATTTAAGGACCACAAACAAATTTatatggtttttaaaaaaaaaatttaaggaccacaaataaatttatatgtttctttttcaaaaaataaaataaaaattaattaccttACAGCTCTGGTCCTGAAAATCAAGCAattcttttttacaaaaatatgatGGTAGttctctttttgacacaatacctaaaagggtaaactaccaaaatagtcacttttgtttggcttaggttacattttagtcacttatgtttgaaatgttacgttttagttacttatgttatcatgttgtaacattttagtcattgagccgtTAGTTTCTGTTAACGGTGTAACAGTAAACTgatgtggcacattaaatcatcatttcaaacaaaaattctaggttaatttatacaagcggtcctcatattttttcgtttggagcaatttaatttttttcttttatgcttttttaactttctttcttttccattctcttatgcttctccctttgttttcctcccttctccatttctttcaacgtggtttttctatgttttatttttttgaacaatttaattttttcgagtgaggcgagcttgtggactagttaCAAATGGAAAGCATAAacaaactatgttaaaagaaatgaagaagggaggaaaataaaggaagaagcataagagaatgggaaaaaaaaagttagaagaacataaaagaaaaattttaaattgttgaaaataaaaaaatatagagaccaattgtagaatttaacctaaaattttcgtttgaaatgatgatttaacgtgccacatcaacTTACAGTTACACCATTGTCGACAATTAacactcagtgactaaaatattacaacacgataacgtaagtgactaaaatataacatttctaacataaatgactaaaatgtaacctaaggcaaacaaaagtgactattttgatagtttaccctacTTAAAATTACACATAGTCCTttttcaacccataaataggaagataatatATTTCAGCGTCtggtcaaaaaatatatatatatatatttcagcGTACTTGAATCCACATCCTTCTACATCGATAAGCTAACattaaatcaatattattacatttaatattattattaaattttatcataaagtTGTTAAGATTTGAACTATCAGATTCGCACGTAATTTCtttgtcaaaatattttaatatattaaggcaatgtatttaatattttaaaattttaactttatctGAATGGATAGAATTGGGGCACcaataaaacaaagtttttctttattccatttttattcATCGATAATGAACATGATTTTTGGGtgagaatttaatattttaattatagcaacaactaaaaatattacGTCAAAGtacaatagtgaaattaaatttaaaatagtggAGGGACTAAAATCAGAATtagaccaaaattaaattttagaattttaggaGAGATCCTTATCAAATCAAGATTAGGTgttcttgttttctttcaacttggaatgtaataaattaattaattaactccaaaatattattattttttaaataattttgcaatgaaGATTCCTCTCAAAAAGTTTCCCATCCTACGGGCCCTGCATGATTTTGTCATCTAATTAAATCTACAAGCTTTTATAAAGGGTGCTTACCCTAATATGAGAAACCATTGTTATATGAtctaaacaaatatatatatatatatacgtacatatatatacacattcatatatgtataatgGAGTATGAAATTTTAGGGTTAAGTATAGCACTTTTGCTATGGGTTGCATGGGCCATAACGACAGAGCGGTGCCACCGGCGATTGGAAGAGCTAGGTCAACTTCCACCTGGACCAACATGGTGGCCGGTAGTTGGCAATATATTTCAATTAGGGTTGGCGCCACCTCATGTGTCCTTTGCCAAGTTGGCTTGTCGACATGGACCCATCATGACTTTATGGTTAGGTTCAATGAGCACCGTGGTCATCTCGTCCAACGAGGTGGCTCGTGAGATGTTCAAGAACCATGACGTGGTGTTAGCTGGCAGGAAGATTTACGAAGCCATGAAAGGAGATTTCGGCCATGAGGGATCCCTTATAACATCCCAGTACGGCCCACACTGGCGGATGCTACGACGACTGTGTACCACAGAATTTTTCGTGACAAGTCGTCTTGATGCCATGCGAGGAGTTCGAAGACGGTGCATCGATCAAATGTTGCAATCCGTACAAGATGCAAGTGCAAATGGCACGAACCCAATTGATGTGGGGCGGTTCGTTTTCTTAATGGCGTTCAACTTGATAGGAAACCTCATATTCTCAAAAGATTTATTGGATCATAAATCggaaaaaggtgtaaaatttttttaccatGCAGGGAAAGTGATGGAGTTAGCCGGTAAACCAAATGTCGCAGATTTTTTACCTATTCTAAAACGGGTCGACCCGCAAGGTATAAGGAGGAAAACCCAATTTCATGTTAAAAAAGCATTTGAAATTGCCGAAGGATTCATTAAAGAAAGGATGAAAAACATTGGATATGGAGAAAATGAAGGGAAAAGAAAGGACTTTTTGGATGTTCTTTTGGAGTTTCGTGGTGATGGCTTGGAAGAACCTTCTAAATTTTCCTCTCGAACCATCAATGTCATTGTTTTTGTAAGTTAACACTAATTGACTCCTTTtaatacatttttcttttaagctAGGAATTTGTTTTAGGGGgctaaaaaagaatattttttttggggagacaaaatgtaattttatctttatactAAAATGTGACTTCTGGGATTATATAAACAACTTTTTGGAGGGgccaactccactacctaccCCTCCATTCGCATGGACAAAATTAATTGTAAGGGAGaacaaaaaaatttggaatcgaaattaagttatatatttttataataattaaaattaagttatatatatatgggtgtGATGTCCTAACTGTGCACTAGTTAATTGGAATAATAACACTTTTAATCcttattaatatcaaatatttaatataagtattttcttaaacaaaatttttccttttgcccctaaacttttttttatggtATATGCCAGGAGATGTTCACTGCAGGAACTGATACAACAACAAGCACTATAGAATGGGCAATGGCTGAGCTTCTACACAATCCAAGGACATTAAAAACAGTCCAAGCTGAATTGAGGAACCATTTAGGCCACCATGGGAGGAGCCTTGAAGAAAAAGACATCGAAAACCTACCATATCTCAAAGCAATAATCAAAGAAACCCTAAGACTTCACCCACCAATCCCTTTCTTAGTCCCTCACATGGCTATGGACTCTTGTAAGATGTTGGGTTACCATATCCCTAAAGAAACCCAAGTTTTGGTGAACGTTTGGGCCATCGGAAGAGACCCGAAAACGTGGGAAAACCCGTCAGAGTTCAGACCGGAACGGTTCTTGGAGCCGAATACAATGGATTATAAGGGTCACCATTTTGAGTTTATTCCTTTCGGGTCCGGTCGTCGGATGTGCCCAGCGGTGCCACTCGCGTCTCGACTGCTCCCGATGGCACTCGGGTCATTGTTACATTGCTTTGATTGGAGTTTGGCTGACGGGGTTAAGCCCGAAGATTTGGATATGAGTGAGAGAATGGGGATAACATTGAGGAAATCTGTTCCCTTAAAGGCCTTAGCAATACCTTGCACTGATTTTAGACACTAAAATTCGAATTGTTAAACTTGTTATGAATAGCTGCATCAACTGATcggatttttggaaaaaatcctttgttcattttaatttgtGCTCTTCTGTGTATGTATATTTACTTTGGgaataatgttttataattgttGTGAATAATAGAAAGACTGTGGTAAAGGACTTAAATATATTTCTGTGTGTCCTTCGGATGGTGTGGTCTGCCTATTTATACGATAAGGTACTCTTCATCGATAAGACAAATTAGGTAGGCTCCATGCATATAGACATGTTTCCTATTCTAGTCTAGGCAAGTATCTTCATGGTACCGAGCTTATGCAAATGCAACCTCGCAGTATAGAGAGCAAGTCTTATTCGTTAACCTGCGTACTTATCCTACGAGC
This genomic window contains:
- the LOC105761780 gene encoding iridoid oxidase, with protein sequence MEYEILGLSIALLLWVAWAITTERCHRRLEELGQLPPGPTWWPVVGNIFQLGLAPPHVSFAKLACRHGPIMTLWLGSMSTVVISSNEVAREMFKNHDVVLAGRKIYEAMKGDFGHEGSLITSQYGPHWRMLRRLCTTEFFVTSRLDAMRGVRRRCIDQMLQSVQDASANGTNPIDVGRFVFLMAFNLIGNLIFSKDLLDHKSEKGVKFFYHAGKVMELAGKPNVADFLPILKRVDPQGIRRKTQFHVKKAFEIAEGFIKERMKNIGYGENEGKRKDFLDVLLEFRGDGLEEPSKFSSRTINVIVFEMFTAGTDTTTSTIEWAMAELLHNPRTLKTVQAELRNHLGHHGRSLEEKDIENLPYLKAIIKETLRLHPPIPFLVPHMAMDSCKMLGYHIPKETQVLVNVWAIGRDPKTWENPSEFRPERFLEPNTMDYKGHHFEFIPFGSGRRMCPAVPLASRLLPMALGSLLHCFDWSLADGVKPEDLDMSERMGITLRKSVPLKALAIPCTDFRH